The genome window GTTTGGGAAATCCATATCCTTCATTTTTCGTGAATTGGTGATCAGTTTTTTTCGTGATTCGTTTGCCATCGGAAGATTTGAGTGTAATCTCGTATTCGACGTCAATAGACCAGTCGATTTCGTCTTCTTTCAATTTGTCGCAGTGAAAGTAGACTGCCAAACGATTAGTTTTGCGAAGAATTTCAATAAACCTGAAACATATTTTATAGCAGGTTTAAATCTAATAAATCTTACCAaggaatattgaaattttctgttgACCGCCCAGTGTAAGCGGGTTGAGGAGCCGCAACTGGGGTCAAGCCGGAAGAAGAGTCTAAGAGAGAACTGGCGTTTGCAGAGTGCCGAGCGAAGAGGAGGATAAGCGGTGTGAACGAGTAACGCATGTTTTACCATGAAACCCCATTTATTAGCTAAAGAATGATAGAAAGGGAAGTGTTTAAATAGAAAGGGATTAAAAGAAGGAACGTGCCGCTGGTGCGGTGACGAGACGAGTGAAGGGAGTTGAGTTGAAACTAGTTTAGGCCAGCGAAATAGGACGAGCAAGGAGGGCGCGCGCGGTGAGACCCGCGGCGCACACTCGCTGCGAGACCATTGAGCTTGGCGGGAGATTCAAATGAGGGCGCGCATTAGATTAGAGAAAGGGGGAGATAGAGCGACTGGAAGGAGCGGTTTATAGGTTTTCTGGTA of Caenorhabditis elegans chromosome II contains these proteins:
- the math-1 gene encoding MATH domain-containing protein (Confirmed by transcript evidence), translated to MRYSFTPLILLFARHSANASSLLDSSSGLTPVAAPQPAYTGRSTENFNIPWFIEILRKTNRLAVYFHCDKLKEDEIDWSIDVEYEITLKSSDGKRITKKTDHQFTKNEGYGFPKLMNWDTLIKDYLIDDSITIEVTVKITKMHGISKKALKSFDKSNEKFSDVVLSVEDKKFFVLRKVSFFFNFKT